In a single window of the Danio aesculapii chromosome 20, fDanAes4.1, whole genome shotgun sequence genome:
- the si:dkeyp-114g9.1 gene encoding uncharacterized protein si:dkeyp-114g9.1 — protein MKQGDAGRRAVTPGTGMADLSATWEHELLEQFSCLTANTEEEGSRLHTADDFTWDSSDNTTGLLHLSDEVLLVILRNLDPMSLLRLGSTCSLLFRVSSCNSLWTTHFQDSFGVSLSNTNARCPVTAKTAFRLVFMWRSLFRNIHCNRAFQEKLFIEIPQAPHKYWIQWLVLEESVPLPSVRLPSRDVEKLWGITADLFQDKLQEKTEDCDTLKFEWRELYHLALEHHGSASLVLQHVLRQQQYNEHTELESMYHQYVQCRFQWLFTYWLFRQPTPYNKQLRSIFLQWKKHSKRKVSTWGETLCDVRYLASLHPITKDYWRGRLARGDESLGIQTVGNYFSMCKSLVAWILGRDWGRLKRRKVYEDTLEGVYLLLRREMQETLIEHERFWHVAKVQMSRVCTLEETAANYVNWKMIETLPYYKLYLVSGNSVYLDHVQGFLRRKRLIRDWIYQEENTWARQLLPESLYTLLEFDTKISQESLHGDSVCAQLSRVMWLYLNSGQQEYLEELKAVVLHCARVCLGQISFCWNSADSPHTH, from the exons ATGAAGCAG GGGGATGCGGGGAGGAGGGCGGTGACACCGGGTACAGGTATGGCAGACCTCAGCGCGACCTGGGAGCATGAGTTGCTGGAGCAGTTCTCCTGTCTGACTGCTAACACGGAGGAGGAAGGGTCCCGTCTGCATACTGCAGATGATTTCACTTGGGACAGCAGCGACAACACAACAGGCTTGTTGCATTTGAGTGATGAAGTCCTGCTGGTTATATTGAGGAATTTGGATCCAATGTCGCTGCTGAGGCTCGGCAGCACGTGCAGTTTACTGTTCCGAGTTTCTTCGTGCAACTCCCTGTGGACCACACACTTCCAG GATTCGTTTGGGGTCAGTCTGTCAAATACCAATGCCAGGTGTCCCGTAACTGCCAAAACTGCCTTCCGCTTAGTTTTTATGTGGAGGTCCCTCTTCAGAAACATCCACTGCAACCGTGCGTTTCAGGAGAAGCTCTTCATTGAGATCCCTCAAGCGCCACACAAATACTGGATCCAGTGGCTGGTTCTGGAGGAGAGCGTCCCACTTCCCTCCGTCAGGCTGCCCTCCAGAGATGTGGAGAAACTCTGGGGAATCACTGCTGATTTATTCCAGGACAAACTACAAG AGAAAACTGAGGATTGTGATACACTGAAGTTTGAATGGAGGGAGTTGTATCATCTTGCACTGGAGCATCATGGTAGTGCATCTCTGGTCCTCCAGCATGTTCTCCGCCAACAGCAATACAATG AGCACACAGAGCTGGAGTCCATGTACCATCAGTACGTCCAGTGCAGGTTCCAGTGGCTCTTCACATACTGGTTGTTTCGCCAGCCCACTCCATACAACAAGCAGCTGCGATCCATTTTCCTGCAGTGGAAGAAGCACAGCAAGAGAAAGGTGTCCACCTGGGGAGAGACCCTGTGTGATGTGAGATACCTGGCCTCCCTGCACCCCATCACCAAAGACTACTGGAGAGGACGATTGGCTAGGGGAGATGAGAGTCTGG GGATTCAGACGGTTGGAAACTACTTCTCTATGTGCAAGTCTCTCGTGGCCTGGATCTTGGGCCGCGACTGGGGCCGACTGAAGCGAAGAAAG GTTTATGAAGACACACTGGAGGGAGTGTATCTTCTGCTGAGGCGAGAGATGCAGGAGACTCTGATCGAGCACGAGCGCTTCTGGCATGTGGCTAAAGTCCAGATGAGCCGCGTCTGCACACTGGAGGAGACCGCAGCAAACTACGTCAACTGGAAGATGATCGAGACGCTCCCTTACTACAA GCTGTATCTGGTCTCTGGAAATTCTGTGTATCTGGATCATGTACAAGGTTTCTTGCGGAGGAAGCGGTTGATCCGGGATTGGATTTACCAGGAGGAAAACACTTGGGCTCGACAGTTACTGCCTGAATCGCTCTACACGCTGCTGGAGTTTGACACAAAGATCTCCCAAG aaAGTTTGCATGGGGACTCAGTGTGTGCTCAGCTGAGTCGAGTGATGTGGCTGTATCTGAACTCGGGTCAGCAGGAGTATCTGGAGGAGCTAAAGGCTGTGGTACTGCACTGTGCTCGGGTCTGTCTCGGGCAGATCTCCTTCTGCTGGAACTCTGCAgactcaccacacacacactga